One genomic region from Raphanus sativus cultivar WK10039 unplaced genomic scaffold, ASM80110v3 Scaffold0468, whole genome shotgun sequence encodes:
- the LOC108830267 gene encoding hydroxymethylglutaryl-CoA lyase, mitochondrial isoform X1, translated as MNGVRRAHCLWCCKTSLTNNTHNAYNIPVTIIMSSLEEPLAFDKLPSMNTIDRIQRFSSGACRPRDDVGMGHRWIQGRDCTTSNSCNDDDESFGKESFPWKRHTRKVSEGEILLRSTSFSARNSSKSFQEHNNYHTFNNENGGISHSINKLVRGVPKFVKIVEVGPRDGLQNEKNIVPTSVKVELIQRLVSAGLPVVEATSFVSPKWVPQLADAKDVMDRVNALDGARLPVLTPNLKGFEAAVSAGAKEVAIFASASESFSLSNINCTIEESLLRYRAVVTAAKEHSIPVRGYVSCVVGCPVEEAVPPSKVAHVVKELYDMGCFEISLGDTIGIGTPGTVVPMLEAVMAVVPPEKLAVHFHDTYGQALANILVSLQMGINIVDSSVAGLGGCPYAKGASGNVATEDVVYMLNGLGVQTNVDLGKLIAAGDFISKHLGRPNGSKAAVALNRRVTADASKI; from the exons ATGAATGGGGTGAGAAGAGCCCATTGTTTATGGTGCTGCAAGACTTCTTTAACAAACAACACTCATAATGCTTATAATATTCCAGTCACCATCATAATGTCGAGTTTGGAGGAGCCACTAGCTTTTGACAAGTTGCCAAGTATGAACACCATCGACAGGATCCAGAGGTTTTCATCCGGTGCTTGTCGCCCCAGGGATGATGTCGGCATGGGACACCGTTGGATCCAGGGAAGAGATTGCACCACCTCTAACTCTTGCAA tgatgatgatgagagcTTTGGTAAAGAGTCGTTTCCGTGGAAAAGGCATACTCGGAAAGTGTCTGAAGGAGAAATTCTGCTTCGGAGTACTTCTTTCTCAGCAAGGAACTCCTCCAAAAGTTTTCAGGAGCATAACAACTATCACACCTTTAACAATGAGAATGGAGGCATCTCACATTCaattaataaa CTCGTTAGAGGGGTACCGAAGTTTGTGAAGATTGTTGAAGTTGGTCCAAGGGATGGTCTGCAGAACGAGAAAAATATTGTACCCACGTCTGTAAAGGTGGAACTTATTCAGAGATTAGTTTCTGCTGGATTGCCCGTTGTCGAGGCTACAAGCTTTGTATCACCTAAATGGGTTCCTCAG CTTGCAGATGCAAAGGATGTAATGGACAGAGTAAATGCTCTAGATGGGGCTCGATTGCCGGTTCTGACTCCGAATCTAAAA GGCTTTGAAGCGGCTGTATCTGCAGGTGCTAAGGAAGTTGCAATCTTTGCATCGGCTTCTGAGTCATTCTCCTTGTCAAATATCAACTGTACCATTGAAGAGAGTCTCTTGAGATATCGTGCTGTTGTCACTGCTGCAAAGGAGCATTCCATTCCTGTCCGTGG GTATGTATCGTGCGTTGTCGGGTGTCCAGTAGAGGAGGCGGTTCCACCCTCAAAAGTGGCGCATGTTGTAAAAGAGCTCTATGACATGGGCTGCTTTGAGATTTCTCTTGGTGATACAATAGGAATCGGCACTCCCG GTACTGTGGTTCCGATGCTTGAAGCTGTGATGGCAGTTGTGCCACCAGAAAAGCTGGCTGTTCATTTCCACGATACCTATGGGCAAGCTCTTGCAAACATATTGGTGTCTCTCCAA atgggAATAAACATAGTAGACTCTTCAGTCGCTGGATTAGGCGGCTGCCCATATGCAAAAGGAGCTTCAGGAAACGTAGCTACAGAAGATGTGGTTTACATGTTGAACGGTTTAGGCGTTCAAACCAATGTTGATTTGGGAAAGCTTATAGCTGCTGGAGATTTCATCAGCAAGCATCTTGGCCGTCCAAACGGTTCCAAGGCTGCCGTTGCCCTCAACCGTCGGGTCACAGCTGATGCCTCGAAGATTTGA
- the LOC108830274 gene encoding protein-lysine N-methyltransferase EFM3, which produces MGSEFEKGREEEEEDIVCLDESFFVNDDYQLTTFTFGSNVLELYCLQSASTDFDLTGQLVWPGAMLMNGYLSDNADILQGCSVLEFGSGVGITGVLCSKFCRKVVFTDHNDEVLKILKKNIELHEHSSPSAELEVAKLEWGNSDHLGEILQKHSDGFDLILGADICFQQSSVPLLFDSVEQLLRIRGHGNCKFILAYVSRARQMDSTILREGSQHGMLMNEVPGTRCTVGNLEGVIFEITLK; this is translated from the exons ATGGGCAGCGAATTTGAGAaagggagagaagaagaagaggaagacataGTTTGCTTAGATGAGTCCTTCTTCGTCAACGATGA tTATCAGTTGACGACCTTTACGTTTGGGTCCAACGTTCTTGAGCTCTACTGTCTCCAATCAGCTTCAA CTGATTTTGATTTAACAGGGCAACTGGTTTGGCCTGGTGCTATGCTTATGAACGGTTATCTCTCTGATAATGCTGACATTCTCCAGGGATGTTCTGTTTTGGAGTTTGGATCTGGCGTTG GTATAACAGGGGTCCTCTGTAGCAAATTTTGCCGTAAAGTTGTTTTTACTGACCACAACGATGAAGTGCTCAAG ATACTGAAGAAAAACATCGAGCTTCATGAACATTCAAGCCCCTCAgctg AATTAGAGGTTGCAAAGCTAGAATGGGGAAACAGTGATCATCTTGGTGAAATTTTGCAGAAACACAGTGATGGCTTTGATCTTATTCTTGGAGCTGATATCT GCTTTCAGCAATCTAGCGTGCCGTTGCTATTTGACAGTGTAGAACAGCTTCTGCGGATCAGAGGACATGGAAATTGCAAGTTCATACTAGCATACGTATCACGGGCTAGACA GATGGACTCAACAATCTTGAGAGAAGGTTCTCAGCACGGGATGCTGATGAATGAGGTTCCTGGGACTCGATGTACCGTTGGAAACTTGGAAGGTGTTATATTTGAGATCactcttaaataa
- the LOC108830267 gene encoding hydroxymethylglutaryl-CoA lyase, mitochondrial isoform X2, translating into MSSLEEPLAFDKLPSMNTIDRIQRFSSGACRPRDDVGMGHRWIQGRDCTTSNSCNDDDESFGKESFPWKRHTRKVSEGEILLRSTSFSARNSSKSFQEHNNYHTFNNENGGISHSINKLVRGVPKFVKIVEVGPRDGLQNEKNIVPTSVKVELIQRLVSAGLPVVEATSFVSPKWVPQLADAKDVMDRVNALDGARLPVLTPNLKGFEAAVSAGAKEVAIFASASESFSLSNINCTIEESLLRYRAVVTAAKEHSIPVRGYVSCVVGCPVEEAVPPSKVAHVVKELYDMGCFEISLGDTIGIGTPGTVVPMLEAVMAVVPPEKLAVHFHDTYGQALANILVSLQMGINIVDSSVAGLGGCPYAKGASGNVATEDVVYMLNGLGVQTNVDLGKLIAAGDFISKHLGRPNGSKAAVALNRRVTADASKI; encoded by the exons ATGTCGAGTTTGGAGGAGCCACTAGCTTTTGACAAGTTGCCAAGTATGAACACCATCGACAGGATCCAGAGGTTTTCATCCGGTGCTTGTCGCCCCAGGGATGATGTCGGCATGGGACACCGTTGGATCCAGGGAAGAGATTGCACCACCTCTAACTCTTGCAA tgatgatgatgagagcTTTGGTAAAGAGTCGTTTCCGTGGAAAAGGCATACTCGGAAAGTGTCTGAAGGAGAAATTCTGCTTCGGAGTACTTCTTTCTCAGCAAGGAACTCCTCCAAAAGTTTTCAGGAGCATAACAACTATCACACCTTTAACAATGAGAATGGAGGCATCTCACATTCaattaataaa CTCGTTAGAGGGGTACCGAAGTTTGTGAAGATTGTTGAAGTTGGTCCAAGGGATGGTCTGCAGAACGAGAAAAATATTGTACCCACGTCTGTAAAGGTGGAACTTATTCAGAGATTAGTTTCTGCTGGATTGCCCGTTGTCGAGGCTACAAGCTTTGTATCACCTAAATGGGTTCCTCAG CTTGCAGATGCAAAGGATGTAATGGACAGAGTAAATGCTCTAGATGGGGCTCGATTGCCGGTTCTGACTCCGAATCTAAAA GGCTTTGAAGCGGCTGTATCTGCAGGTGCTAAGGAAGTTGCAATCTTTGCATCGGCTTCTGAGTCATTCTCCTTGTCAAATATCAACTGTACCATTGAAGAGAGTCTCTTGAGATATCGTGCTGTTGTCACTGCTGCAAAGGAGCATTCCATTCCTGTCCGTGG GTATGTATCGTGCGTTGTCGGGTGTCCAGTAGAGGAGGCGGTTCCACCCTCAAAAGTGGCGCATGTTGTAAAAGAGCTCTATGACATGGGCTGCTTTGAGATTTCTCTTGGTGATACAATAGGAATCGGCACTCCCG GTACTGTGGTTCCGATGCTTGAAGCTGTGATGGCAGTTGTGCCACCAGAAAAGCTGGCTGTTCATTTCCACGATACCTATGGGCAAGCTCTTGCAAACATATTGGTGTCTCTCCAA atgggAATAAACATAGTAGACTCTTCAGTCGCTGGATTAGGCGGCTGCCCATATGCAAAAGGAGCTTCAGGAAACGTAGCTACAGAAGATGTGGTTTACATGTTGAACGGTTTAGGCGTTCAAACCAATGTTGATTTGGGAAAGCTTATAGCTGCTGGAGATTTCATCAGCAAGCATCTTGGCCGTCCAAACGGTTCCAAGGCTGCCGTTGCCCTCAACCGTCGGGTCACAGCTGATGCCTCGAAGATTTGA